The genomic window GTCTTCCTCGGGCGTTAGCCGGAGCGGCACCGGTCGGCCCTACCGGCGGATGCCGATCTTCCCGGCCATGTCGGTGTAGCCCTCGACCTCCTTCTCCACGAAGGCGCGCATGTCGGCGGCGTTCAGGAAATCGATGTTCATGTTGATCCGGTCGGCGCCCGCCAGGAAGGCGGGGTCCTTTGTCATCTCGGCGATGGCCGACTCCCACTTCTTCACGATGGGGTCGGGGGTCGCGGACGGGAACGCCACGGCGGCCCACCACTGGACGCGTACCCCCTTCATCACGCCCTGCTCCTCAGCGGTCAGCACGTCGGGGAGGTACTTGACCCGCGAGGGCGAGAGGACAGCCAGGAGCCGGATCTTCCCGGCCGTCGTCAGAGCATGAGCTTCGGCCACCGAGTGGATCGACAGCAGGACGTGCCCCCCCGCGAGCTTGGTCAACGAGTCTGCTGCGCCCTCGGTGATGACCATCCTGGTCTTGCTTGGGTCCACGCCGATCTGGGTGAACCAGTCGAAGGCCGTGTAGCGGGACGGGCCGGAGGGTCCGACACTGGACCAGATGAGCTGGTCGGGGTGAGCCTTCACCCAGTCCGAGAGCTCCTTGAAGCTCTTCCACTGCGCGTCCACTTTGACGGCGAAGACCATCGGGTCCCGCACGATCCGGGCCGCGTACTTCCGGTCGGCCAGGGTGAGCTGCGGGGTCTTCCACGCGCCGATGTGCATCGAAGAGGTCGTGTGGATGTCTATGAGGACCGTGTAACCGTCGGGGCGGGAGTCCTTGAGCGCCGCCCGGGCCCCGATGATCCCGCCGCCACCGGGTTTGTTCGCGACGAGGATCGGCTGCCCCCACTTCTTCCCCATGTAGTCGGCGAGGAGGCGGGCGATCAGGTCCGTTCCCCCGCCGGGGGTGAAGGGGACGACGATCTCGATGGGCTTGGTCGGGTAGTCCTGCGCCTCGGCGGCCAGGGGGCTCAGGAGCACGAGTGCAGCCACAAGCACTATCACGGTGCGAATCCAGGTCATGGTGTCGGTTCCTCCTTGTAGGTGGCAGATGCGCTAGAGCGCCAGTTCCTCCGCGGTCTCCTCCTTCACGCGCCGGCGGGTGTAGCGCACGAGCGCGAGGGAGGTCAGCAGCAACAGCGCCGCGGCGACGATCAGCGCGAGGGAGATCCCGCGCTGGAAGAAGATCAGGGGGTTCCCGCCGCTCATGGAGAGCGACTGGATCAGGTACTTCTCGAGGAGCGGGCCCAGGATGAAAGCCAGGAGCATGGGGGCGAGCGGCCACTGGTGCCTCCGAAGAAAGAAACCGATCGCGCCGCACACGAAGCTCACCCCCACGTCGAACATGCTGTTCCGCACCGAGTAGGCGCCGATAAATGCCAACAATAGAATCACGGGCCCCAGGATGCCGTACGGGATCCGCGTGAGCCACACCCACATGCCGATCAGGGGGAGGTTGAGGATCAGCAGGATCACGTTCCCGACGTAGAGGCTCGCGATGACGGTCCAGACGAACTCCGGGTTCTTCTGGAAAAGGAGCGGCCCCGGCTGGAGGCCGTACACGAGGAGCCCGCCGAGCAGAACGGCCAACGGCGCCGAGGCGGGGATGCCCAAGGCCAGAAGGGGGATGAAGCCGGCCGAGGAGGTTGCGTTGTTGGCCGACTCGGGCGAGGCCACGCCCTCGATGGCGCCCTTGCCGAAGCGCTCGGGATGCTTCGAGAGCTTCTTCTCGACGTCGTAGGCCATGAAGACGGTTACGCCGGGGGCGCAACCGGGCAGGAGCCCCAAGAAGAAGCCGATGCCCGTCCCTCTCAGGATCGCGGGAAAGGCCTCCCGGAGGTCGGCGAGGCGCGGGAAGACATTCCGGATCTTTTGCGTGATGGCCACGCGCTCCTCCTCGAGTCCGATGAAGACCTCGGAGATGGCGTAGAGGCCAACGATGAGGGCGATCAGGTCCACGCCGCCCATGAGCGGCCCCCAGTTGAAGGTGAAGCGCGGCTCCGCCGTGGACGGCCCCAGCCCGATCAGCGAGATGAAGTAGCCGAGGAACGCCATGGCGAAGCCCTTGACGAGCGAGCCGCCCGAGAGCGAGGCGATGACCGTGAAGGCGAGAACCATGAGGCCGAAGTACTCGGGCGGGCCGAACCTGAGCGCCTGATCCGCGAGGAACGGCGCGAAGAAGGTGAGCGCGACCACCCCCAGGGTGCCCGCGAAGAAGGAACCGATGGCGGAGATCCCGAGTGCGACCCCCCCGCGCCCCTGCTGGGCCATTGGGTAGCCGTCGAGGCAGGTCGGGACCGACGCCACCTCGCCCGGGATGTTGAGGAGAATGGCGGTCGTGGAACCGCCGTACATGGCGCCGTAGTAGATTCCCGCGAGCATGATGATGGCGGGAGCGGGCGCGAGGACGGTGGTCAGCGGGAAGAGGATCGCGATCGCCGCCGTCGGGCCGAGCCCCGGCAGAACGCCGACCAGCGTGCCCAGGAGCGAGCCAAGGGCGGCCATCATCAGATTCGTGGGAGACAGCGCCGCTCCGAACCCGCTCGCGAGGTGGCCCAGGACGTCCATCAGAGTCCCAGTAGGCCCGTCGGGAGAGGCTGGAGAAGCCACACCCGGAACAGGAGGTAGAGCAGGCCGGTCGTCGCGCCCCCGAGCAGGAGTGCCTGCGGCCAGCGGTAGCCGCCCATCGCGCGGAAGAGCCCCGTGGAGACGAGGGCTGTGCTCCCCGTGTAGCCGAGGTAGGGAACGATGACCCAGTAGGCCGCGAGGACGCCCGCCCCCAGGATCATTCGCATACGCGGCTCCCCGGACGGCCGGGCGACTTTCACCCGGGGGGGCTTCGCAACGAAGAGGATGCTCGCCCCAAGGAGGACCAGCGCCGCCCCGACGATAAACGGGAAGGTGTCGTCCCCCACGACGGCGCCGGCTACCATCTGGGTCCTGAGGGCGTGGAGCCGCCATCCCTCCCACAGGGAAAGGATCCCCAGGAGGACAAGCATCCCTCCCACCACCCTGCCTTCCCGGCCGCGCCTGGGTTCAGGCATGACTTGCACAGTCCCTTTCACTCAGATGGTTCATTCAGATGCCCAGGGCCTCGGCCGTGAGCTTTCTCAGTTCCTTCCTCATCGCCTCGCGCACCTTCGCGCAAGCGGGATCGAAAGCGAGGTTCTGGAGCTCATAGGGGTCCTTCTCCAAGTCGTACATCTCGGCCATGCCTTGGTGCTGGGTCCAGTGGATGTACTTCCAGCGCTCGGTGCGCACCGCCTTGTAGCCCATGCCGACGATCCACGGCCAGGCGCCCTCGCTCCAGTACTCGCACAGGAAGGACCGGCGCCATTTCTTCGTCCTGCCTTTCATCAGCGGCACCAGCGAGCGGCCCTGAATGGTGTCGCCGGGCTTGCCGCCGGCGAGCTCGATCAGCGTCGGCGCGATGTCGATCGTCAGGATCATCTGGCCGAGCTTCGTGCCCGCAACGATCCGCTTCGGATAGCGCGCGTAGAACGCGGTGCGGATGCCCTCCTCGTAGGCGAAGCGGCGCTCAATCGTGATCCCGTGCTCGCCGAAGAAAAAGCCGTTGTCGCCGAGGAAGACGATGCAGGTGTTGTCGAGCTGCCTGGTCTGCTCGAGCGCCTCGAGCAGCACGCCCACGCCCTCGTCCACCGAGGCCATCATCGCGGCGCGCTTCCGTATCTCCTCCTGCGTGCCGCCGTCCATCGCGGCGAGGATGTCGCGCGATACCGGGTCCGCGCGCATCTCGAACATCATCTTCAGCGCCGGCTTGTCCTTCGCCACCTGCTCGAGCGGCAGCATGTTCGGCCGGCTCGGATAGGTCATGCCCTTGTAGAGGTCCCTGTGGCGCTCTGGCAGGGTGTAGCCGCCGATGCTGCTCGCGTCGATGCTGCCGCTCGCATTCTGCGCGAGGTCCGGGTGCACCGCCTTGTGCGCGAAGAACAGCGCGAACGGCTGTTTCCTTTTCCTTTTCACGAACTCGACCGCGCGCGCATTCAGGATATCGGTCATGTAGCCCTCGACCTGGTGCTCGCCGCCGTTCTCCCAGAGGATCGGGTCGACGAGCTTACCCTGCCCCTTGAAGCTCACCCAGTGGTCGTACCCGGGCCGCGGGCTCGAGTCGTTGCCCATGTGCCATTTGCCGACGTGCGCCGTTTCATAGCCGAGCGCCTGCAATGCGATGTGGTAGTTGTCCAGACGATAGCTCGCGACGTCGCGCCCGACGTTGTCGATGATGCCGTGGCGCGAGGCGTACTGGCCGGTCAGGATCGACGCGCGGTTCGGCGAGCACAGCGGCGTGGGGTGGAACGCGTTTTCGAACATCGCACCCTCGTGCGCGAGGCGGTCGATGTGCGGCGTTTTCATGTACGGATGGCCCGAGGCGCTGGTTTCGTCGAAGCGCAGGTCGTCGATCAGGATCACAATCAGATTGGGTTTCTTGGCCATAGTGGTCTCTTTCCTGGTGGGAACAGCAGTCCGGCGGCCGCGATCATCGCGCCGATCCTGCCAGATCGCGTGGGACAGGTCAAACCGGAGGCCGAGAGGGCTGGCTCCTGGGCCCGGTCTGGGCTACTCTCTGAGCCCCATGGCAGACGCCAAAGCGACGGCCCCCGCGGCACCCCGGTGGCCCGGCGAGACCCGGGCCGCCTGCGCCTTCACCTTCGACATGGACGCCGAGACGCTGTGGATGGCGCGGGACATCCACGAGCCCGTCGCGCTGTCGCAGGGGCGCTTCGGCCCCATCGAAGCGCTGCCGAGCATCCTGGCGCTGCTGGAGAAGGCCGACGTCCGCGCGTCCTTCTTCATCCCCGCGTGGGTCGCGTCGCACTATGCGGACGCCGTCCGCGCCATCGCGGCGGCGGGGCATGAGATCGGCTGCCACGGTGACGAGCACGAGCGCGTCTCCGAGCTCGAGCCCAAGCAGGAAGAGGCGATTCTCAAGAAGAGCATCGAGACGCTGACGCCCTTCGCGGGGCGCCGTCCGCTCGGCTGGCGCGCGCCGTCTTGGCAGCTCTCCGCGAAGTCGCTCGATCTCGTCGCCAAGCACGGCTTCGAGTACTCCTCGAACATGATGGACCGGCTGGTGCCGTACCTGCACCCGGAGGCCCACGGCCGCGCGCTGGTCGAGATCCCCGTGTCGTGGGTGCTGGACGACGCGCCGTTTTTCATGTTCACGGGCCAGCGGAGCATCCAGGCGCCGGGGCCGGTGCTCCAGGGATGGATCACGGAGTTCGACGGCATCACCGAAGCGCACGGCGTCACCAACTTCACCTTCCACCCGCAGATCATCGGCAGGCCATCGCGCCTGGCGTGCCTGCGGGAGCTGCTCGATCATGTGAAACACACGCCGCGCGTCTGGACCGCGCCGCTCGGCGAGATCGCCGCTCACTGGCGGACCACCAAGCAGCCCTGAGGAGACCCCTGCCATGATGGCGAAGCTCGACCGCGCCACGCCCGCTTCCCTCGACCTCGACCCGAAAGCGCTCGATCGCCTGCTCGAGACCGTGACGCGCCATATCGCCGAAGGGCGCTACCCGGGCGCGCAGATCGCGATGGCCCGCCGGGGTAAGCTGGCCCTGTTCGAGACCATCGGCGACGCCCGCATCGATCCCGCGCGGGCTACGGCGTCGGAGGACACGCTCTGGCTCCTGTACTCGAACACCAAGGTCGTGACGGCCTGCGCCGTCTGGCTCCTGGTCGAGCGCGGGGCGCTCTCGTTCACCGACCGCGTGGCCGAGCACCTGCCGGGCTTCGAGCAGAATGGCAAGGGCGACATCACCGTGATCCAGCTCCTGACGCACCAGGGCGGCTTCCCGAATGCGCAGGTACCCAAGACCGTGTGGGAGGATCACGACCTCCTGCGGAAGACCGTCTGCGCCTTCACGCTCGAATGGACGCCGGGCTCGCGCGTGCACTACCACAGCATGGCGGCCCACTGGACGGCGGCGGCGATGATCGAAGCGCTGACCAAGACCGACTACCGCGACTTCATCCGCGCCAACGTCATCGAGCCGCTGGGGCTTGGCAACGAGCTCTTCGTCGGCCTGCCGGATGCGGAAGCCGGCCGCGCCGTGGACATGCACGAGCCCGCGGCGGATGGCGGCCGGCAGGTCCGCCGCGCGGATGAGAACAATCCCGAGTTCCGCCGCGCGGGCGCGCCGAGCAGCGGCGGCTACGCGACGGCGCGCGCCATGGTGACCTTCTACCAGATGATGGCCCGCGGTGGAGAGGTCAACGGCGTGCGGCTCCTCTCGCCGCGCATGGTCGAGTACGTCACGCGAAACTTCACGGGAGACCGCGTGGACGGCTATATAAACATGCCCATGCACCGGGGCCTCGGCCCCCACTCGCGCGGGACGACGGAGACCATCCGCGGGCTGGGCTCGCTGGCCTCGCCGCGTGCCTTCGGCCACGGTGGAGTCGGCTCGTCGTATTGCTGGGCCGATCCCGAGTCGGGCGTCTCGTTCGCCTACCTGACCAATAGCCGCGTGCCGGATCCCTGGCACAGCCAGCGGATGGACGTCGTGTCGAACCTCGCCCACTCGGCGATCCGGTAAGCCATGGTGAGACGCTCCGTGCTCGTCACCGGGATGAGCGGCCTGATCGGCCGCGCGCTCCGGAAACAGTTGGGAGGCCGCTTCGACCTGCGCGCGCTGAATCGCGGCGCAGTCGATGGTGTCCCCTGCCACCGGGCGGACATCGCGGACCTCGAGGCGATCGCGCCCGCGTTCGAGGGCGTGGACACCGTCGTGCATCTCGCGGCGGATGCCACGAGCCCGAACCCGCCGTGGGACAGCATCCTGCACAACAACGTCACCGGCACCTACAACGTCTACGAAGCCGCGCGGCGTGCCAAGGTCAAGCGCGTGGTCTTCGCGTCGAGCGGCGCAACGGTCAGTGGCATCGAGAAGGACAAGCCGTACAGCGATCTGGTGGCGGGCCGTTACGACGGCCTGACTTCGTGGCCGATGCTGACGCATCTCTCGCCCGTCAGGCCCGCCGCGCTCTATGGCGTCAGCAAGGTCTGGGGCGAGGCGCTCGGCCGCCAGTTCGCCGACACCCACGGGCTGTCGATCATCTGCGTGCGCATCGGGCGCGTGCACGCCGAGGACAGGCCGGCATCGCCGCGCGACTTCTCGGTCTGGTGCAGCCAGCGCGACATCGTGCGCCTCATCGAGCGGTGCGTCGAGGCGTCGGAAGCGCTCCGCTACGACATCTTCTTCGGCACCTCTCGCAACAAGTGGGGCTATCGCGACCTCGAGCACCCGCGTGCCGTCCTGGGCTGGGAGCCCGTGGACGCGGCCGAGACGTATCGCTGACCCCCCTGCTCCGCACCTATCCTTTAATAAGGAGACCCGACCGATGGCCATCCAGACCCGCTACCTCTTCACCGCAGCCATGGACGTCGAACCCGCGCAGGAGAAGCTCTTCAACGAGGTCTACGACACCGAGCACGTGCCCCTGCTGCTGAAGGTGCCGGGCGTGATCGCGGTCGCGCGGCTCAAGAAGACCACGCTGACCATGATCATCGGCGGGGAGAAGAAGACCATCGTCGCGGAGAACGAGCCGACGTACTCCGCGACCTACGAGATCGAGAGCCCCGACGTGCTGACGAGCCCCGGGTGGGGCGCCGCGGTGGACCAGGGGCGCTGGCCCGGGCAGGTGCGCCCCTTCACCAAGAACCGCCGCCACGTCCTCTACCAGCGCATCCTGCCGTAGCCCGTGGCCGCCCAGTACCAGCGCGGCCTCGCGCGGCGCGCGGCCAACGGGCTCGTTCGCATGCTGGTGCGGCTGGGACTCGGCCCCGCGCGCACGTATCTCTTGACCGTCACGGGGCGGCGGAGCGGCGTGCCCCGCTCCACGCCCGTGACGCTCGTGGAGGAAGGCGGGCGGCGCTGGCTCGTCTCGCCGTACGGCGAGGTCGCCTGGGTGCGAAACCTGCGCGCGACTGGACGGGCTACCCTCTCGCACTGCGGGCGCACCGAGGCGGTCGCGGTGCGTGAGATCAAGCCCGAGGAGGCCGCTGCCGTGCTCAAGTGGTACGTGACGCGCGTGCCGATCACCCGCCCGTATTTCGACGTGAGGCCGGAGTCCGACCTTGACGCCTTCCGCGCCGAGGCGCCGCGGCACCCGGTCTTCGCCATCGTGGGCTGACCCGTGCGACTGATCCCCGTGGGCCTCGGAGTCATCACGGTCCTTCAGACAGTCGCCGCCACTGCGGCCTATCCCGTTCTAACCTTGGCCGTCAGCCTCGCGGTCAGCGTTCTCGGCAACATGGTCAGCACCGATACCGGAGCGCGGACGGTCTTCTTCCTCTTCGGCCTGCCCACGGCCTTCGGCGTCCTGATACTAGCGGCCGTCTTCATGGCGGTGCCGCTCGGCGTGTGTGTCGCGGGCGCGATCGTCGTGGGGCGGCTGGGGCGCCGCCGTGACGCGACGGCCTCGATGGTTCAGCTGCTGAAGTTCGGCGCGGCGGTGGTCATCATCAACGTGGCGGTCCTGCTCGTCGGCGTCGTGTTCTGGCCCATCTGGTTCTACAGCGAGAAGCTGGCCACGCTCATCTCGCTCCGGCCGCTCGTCCTCTCCTTCGCCCTAAACGCCGTCCTCGACGCCGCCCTCGCAGGCACCGTGCTCCGCTCCCAGCTCACGACGCGATAGACGCACAGGCGAGATGAACGAGAAAAGGCGGTACATCCTCCGACGGAGGAAGCAGGACGGGCAGGATGAGTACGTACCTGTCACAAACTTTACTGTGCAGATTTACCGATGCGGCCTCAGGGCGGGCGACCGTCTCAGACTCAAGAGGTCGCTGGCCGGGCTTGATGAAGCGGGAGTTCCCACCGGCTTGACTCATGAGGCCGGCCAACTCTGGACCGCTCTGACGGGCGCTCCGGAGGATCCAGAAACGCTGTGGCTACAGCAGCCTGATGGCGAGTTGCACAGCTGGTCAGACGACAGATCGATCTTCGAGTACTTCGAGAAGATGGAGAGGGCGGCGCCCTAGTCCGGATTATTCACGAACAGAGCGCCACCCTCACCCGACCCTCTCCCTCTCCGAGGGAGAGGGAGCCGTTTCGATACCCTCGCCCCCGGAGAGGGCAGGGTGAGGGGGAGCCGAGGACGCGCAACACGTGCCCGTCGATAATTCAGGCTAGGAGAGCGCCCTCAGGACGCGATAGGCGGCTTCTTGTCGAACCAGGGGTGCGCTTTCTCGAGCTGGGCGCCCAGCGAGAGGATGGTGCCCTCCTCGCCGTAGCGCCCTGCCAGCTGGACCGCGATGGGGAAGCCCGAGGCCGTGCGGCCGAGCGGGAGCATCAGCGCCGGCTGGCCGGTGAGATTGAACCAGACGGTGAAGGGCGAGAAGGTGAAGACGCGGCGCCAGTACTCGTCCACGTCCTCCAGCATCATGTCGATCCAGCCGAGCTTGGGCGGCAGCGTGCCGAGGCCCGGCGTCAGCAGTACGTCGTAGCCCGCGTGGAAGGCCGCCATCTGCCTGCCGAGGCGGTGCATCGTCTGCGTCGCGCGCACGTAGTCGGCGGCGGCGATCTTCTCGCCCTTCTGCGCCGTGCCCCACGTGACGTTCTCGACCTCGCCCTTGCGCGCCGGGCGCCCCGCCGTCGGGTGGCTCGCGAGGTTCACCACCATGTTGGCGGCGGCCAGCGTGAGGAAGGTCGGCACGACATCCGCGCGGTCGATCTCCGGATCGGCCTCTTGGACCTTGTGGCCCAGGTCCTTGCAGAGGACGACCGTCTCGGCGAGGGCTTTCAGATACTCGGTATCGACGGGAGCGCCGTTCGGCGCCGCGGTCGTGTAGGCGATGCGTAACGGCCTGCGCTCGGCCTGGACGTCGGCGAGGAAGGACCGCGGCGGAGGCGGCGCGACGTAGGGATCGCCGGGGCCCGCGCCGGCGGTGGCGTCGAGGAGCGCCGCGGTGTCGCGCACCGTAAGCGTCAGCGCGTGCTCGGTCGAGCAGCCGCCGAGCCCCTCGCCCGTATACGGCGCCAGCGTATTGCGCCCGCGTGTGGGCTTCAGCCCGACGATGCCGCAGCAGGCCGCGGGGACGCGGATCGAGCCGAAGCCGTCCGAGCCGTGCGCCATCGGCAGCATGCGCGCGCCGACCGACGCCGCCGCGCCGCCGCTCGAGCCGCCAGAGATACGCGTGAGATCCCACGGGCTCTTGGTCGGGCCGTAAAGCTGCGGTTCGCAGGTCAGCGAGAGCCCGAGCTCGCAGGTATTGGTGCGGCCGAAGATGACGAGGCCCGCCCACTTGAGCCGCTTCACGTGCTCGCTGTCGGCCGTGGGCGGCGGCGCGTCGGCGAAGAACTTCGAGCCGCGCGTCATCTTGACGCCCGCCAGCGAAGCCGTCAGGTCCTTGAGGAGAAATGGCACGCCCGTGAACGGGCCGTCGGGCAGGCCGTCGGCGATGGTCTTGCGGCCGTAGTCGTAGAGCTTCATGGTCACGGCGTTGACCGCGCCGTTGCGCGCCTCGACGCGCTCGATGGCGGCCTCGAGCAGCTCGGTGGGCGAGACCTTGCCGCGCTTGACCTGATCCGCCAGGCCGAGGGCGTCGTACTGCTCGAAGTCCGCGAAGGCCTTCACGCCTACGCCTTGCGGAGAGCGGGAGCGACTTTCTCTATGAACGTGTCGAGCGGCTTGAGCTGGTCCTTCCCGAGGAACATGGTCGGGATGAAGAGCAGGCCGACGCCGGACTCGCGGAGCTTGCCGAGCTTGTCCTGGATCTGGGCGACGCTGCCCGCGAGCAGGGTGTCCTTGGCCGACTCCTCGTCGCGTGCCATGCGCTTCATGAAAATCTGCTGGATCTTGTCGATCTCGGCGCGGTCTTCGCTGAGCACCGGCACCATGACGGCCGAGCGCAGGATGGTCTTGGGATCGCGCCCGATGGCCGCGCAGTACCCGTCGAGGATCTTTCCCTTCGTCGCGAGGGTCTCCGGGCCGCCCCAGACGTTCCAGTGGTCGGCCCAGCGCGCGACGATCTTGAGCGTGACCTTCTCGCCGCCGCCGCCGATCATCAGCTCGGGGCGCGGCTTCTGGACCGGCTTGGGCATAAGTGGCGCGTCGTCGAGCTGGTAGTACTTGCCCTTGAAGGTCGAGCGCTCCTGGGTCCAGAGCATGTTCAAGACCTGGCAGGCCTCGTCGAGGCGCTGGAGCCGCTCGCCCACCGTGTAGAACGGCATGCCGTAGGCCGTGTGCTCGTTCTCCTGCCAGCCGGCGCCCATGCCGCAGATGAGACGGCCGCCCGAGATGATGTCCACGTTGGCGGCCATCTTGGCGAGCACCGCGGGATGGCGGTAGGTATTGCCCGAGACGATGGTCCCGACCCGCATCCGCTTGGTGAGCGCGGCCAATGCGGTGAGCGTCGTCCAGCTCTCGAGCATGTCGCCGACCCGGTCGGGGGTGTTCGGCATGAAGTGGTCGGTAACGCATGCCGCGTCCCAGCCCGTCTGCTCCGCGTGGCGCCAGAGCGCGACGACGTCGTTCCAAGTGGTATTGCCCATGCTGGAGAAAATGGCGAAGCGCATGCTGG from Candidatus Rokuibacteriota bacterium includes these protein-coding regions:
- a CDS encoding tripartite tricarboxylate transporter substrate binding protein; translation: MTWIRTVIVLVAALVLLSPLAAEAQDYPTKPIEIVVPFTPGGGTDLIARLLADYMGKKWGQPILVANKPGGGGIIGARAALKDSRPDGYTVLIDIHTTSSMHIGAWKTPQLTLADRKYAARIVRDPMVFAVKVDAQWKSFKELSDWVKAHPDQLIWSSVGPSGPSRYTAFDWFTQIGVDPSKTRMVITEGAADSLTKLAGGHVLLSIHSVAEAHALTTAGKIRLLAVLSPSRVKYLPDVLTAEEQGVMKGVRVQWWAAVAFPSATPDPIVKKWESAIAEMTKDPAFLAGADRINMNIDFLNAADMRAFVEKEVEGYTDMAGKIGIRR
- a CDS encoding tripartite tricarboxylate transporter permease; translation: MDVLGHLASGFGAALSPTNLMMAALGSLLGTLVGVLPGLGPTAAIAILFPLTTVLAPAPAIIMLAGIYYGAMYGGSTTAILLNIPGEVASVPTCLDGYPMAQQGRGGVALGISAIGSFFAGTLGVVALTFFAPFLADQALRFGPPEYFGLMVLAFTVIASLSGGSLVKGFAMAFLGYFISLIGLGPSTAEPRFTFNWGPLMGGVDLIALIVGLYAISEVFIGLEEERVAITQKIRNVFPRLADLREAFPAILRGTGIGFFLGLLPGCAPGVTVFMAYDVEKKLSKHPERFGKGAIEGVASPESANNATSSAGFIPLLALGIPASAPLAVLLGGLLVYGLQPGPLLFQKNPEFVWTVIASLYVGNVILLILNLPLIGMWVWLTRIPYGILGPVILLLAFIGAYSVRNSMFDVGVSFVCGAIGFFLRRHQWPLAPMLLAFILGPLLEKYLIQSLSMSGGNPLIFFQRGISLALIVAAALLLLTSLALVRYTRRRVKEETAEELAL
- a CDS encoding tripartite tricarboxylate transporter TctB family protein; the protein is MLVLLGILSLWEGWRLHALRTQMVAGAVVGDDTFPFIVGAALVLLGASILFVAKPPRVKVARPSGEPRMRMILGAGVLAAYWVIVPYLGYTGSTALVSTGLFRAMGGYRWPQALLLGGATTGLLYLLFRVWLLQPLPTGLLGL
- a CDS encoding sulfatase-like hydrolase/transferase yields the protein MAKKPNLIVILIDDLRFDETSASGHPYMKTPHIDRLAHEGAMFENAFHPTPLCSPNRASILTGQYASRHGIIDNVGRDVASYRLDNYHIALQALGYETAHVGKWHMGNDSSPRPGYDHWVSFKGQGKLVDPILWENGGEHQVEGYMTDILNARAVEFVKRKRKQPFALFFAHKAVHPDLAQNASGSIDASSIGGYTLPERHRDLYKGMTYPSRPNMLPLEQVAKDKPALKMMFEMRADPVSRDILAAMDGGTQEEIRKRAAMMASVDEGVGVLLEALEQTRQLDNTCIVFLGDNGFFFGEHGITIERRFAYEEGIRTAFYARYPKRIVAGTKLGQMILTIDIAPTLIELAGGKPGDTIQGRSLVPLMKGRTKKWRRSFLCEYWSEGAWPWIVGMGYKAVRTERWKYIHWTQHQGMAEMYDLEKDPYELQNLAFDPACAKVREAMRKELRKLTAEALGI
- a CDS encoding polysaccharide deacetylase; this encodes MADAKATAPAAPRWPGETRAACAFTFDMDAETLWMARDIHEPVALSQGRFGPIEALPSILALLEKADVRASFFIPAWVASHYADAVRAIAAAGHEIGCHGDEHERVSELEPKQEEAILKKSIETLTPFAGRRPLGWRAPSWQLSAKSLDLVAKHGFEYSSNMMDRLVPYLHPEAHGRALVEIPVSWVLDDAPFFMFTGQRSIQAPGPVLQGWITEFDGITEAHGVTNFTFHPQIIGRPSRLACLRELLDHVKHTPRVWTAPLGEIAAHWRTTKQP
- a CDS encoding serine hydrolase domain-containing protein, with the protein product MMAKLDRATPASLDLDPKALDRLLETVTRHIAEGRYPGAQIAMARRGKLALFETIGDARIDPARATASEDTLWLLYSNTKVVTACAVWLLVERGALSFTDRVAEHLPGFEQNGKGDITVIQLLTHQGGFPNAQVPKTVWEDHDLLRKTVCAFTLEWTPGSRVHYHSMAAHWTAAAMIEALTKTDYRDFIRANVIEPLGLGNELFVGLPDAEAGRAVDMHEPAADGGRQVRRADENNPEFRRAGAPSSGGYATARAMVTFYQMMARGGEVNGVRLLSPRMVEYVTRNFTGDRVDGYINMPMHRGLGPHSRGTTETIRGLGSLASPRAFGHGGVGSSYCWADPESGVSFAYLTNSRVPDPWHSQRMDVVSNLAHSAIR
- a CDS encoding NAD(P)-dependent oxidoreductase, which gives rise to MVRRSVLVTGMSGLIGRALRKQLGGRFDLRALNRGAVDGVPCHRADIADLEAIAPAFEGVDTVVHLAADATSPNPPWDSILHNNVTGTYNVYEAARRAKVKRVVFASSGATVSGIEKDKPYSDLVAGRYDGLTSWPMLTHLSPVRPAALYGVSKVWGEALGRQFADTHGLSIICVRIGRVHAEDRPASPRDFSVWCSQRDIVRLIERCVEASEALRYDIFFGTSRNKWGYRDLEHPRAVLGWEPVDAAETYR
- a CDS encoding nitroreductase family deazaflavin-dependent oxidoreductase, encoding MAAQYQRGLARRAANGLVRMLVRLGLGPARTYLLTVTGRRSGVPRSTPVTLVEEGGRRWLVSPYGEVAWVRNLRATGRATLSHCGRTEAVAVREIKPEEAAAVLKWYVTRVPITRPYFDVRPESDLDAFRAEAPRHPVFAIVG
- a CDS encoding amidase, whose protein sequence is MKAFADFEQYDALGLADQVKRGKVSPTELLEAAIERVEARNGAVNAVTMKLYDYGRKTIADGLPDGPFTGVPFLLKDLTASLAGVKMTRGSKFFADAPPPTADSEHVKRLKWAGLVIFGRTNTCELGLSLTCEPQLYGPTKSPWDLTRISGGSSGGAAASVGARMLPMAHGSDGFGSIRVPAACCGIVGLKPTRGRNTLAPYTGEGLGGCSTEHALTLTVRDTAALLDATAGAGPGDPYVAPPPPRSFLADVQAERRPLRIAYTTAAPNGAPVDTEYLKALAETVVLCKDLGHKVQEADPEIDRADVVPTFLTLAAANMVVNLASHPTAGRPARKGEVENVTWGTAQKGEKIAAADYVRATQTMHRLGRQMAAFHAGYDVLLTPGLGTLPPKLGWIDMMLEDVDEYWRRVFTFSPFTVWFNLTGQPALMLPLGRTASGFPIAVQLAGRYGEEGTILSLGAQLEKAHPWFDKKPPIAS
- a CDS encoding LLM class F420-dependent oxidoreductase, translating into MRFAIFSSMGNTTWNDVVALWRHAEQTGWDAACVTDHFMPNTPDRVGDMLESWTTLTALAALTKRMRVGTIVSGNTYRHPAVLAKMAANVDIISGGRLICGMGAGWQENEHTAYGMPFYTVGERLQRLDEACQVLNMLWTQERSTFKGKYYQLDDAPLMPKPVQKPRPELMIGGGGEKVTLKIVARWADHWNVWGGPETLATKGKILDGYCAAIGRDPKTILRSAVMVPVLSEDRAEIDKIQQIFMKRMARDEESAKDTLLAGSVAQIQDKLGKLRESGVGLLFIPTMFLGKDQLKPLDTFIEKVAPALRKA